The following proteins are encoded in a genomic region of Oncorhynchus masou masou isolate Uvic2021 chromosome 32, UVic_Omas_1.1, whole genome shotgun sequence:
- the LOC135526978 gene encoding homeobox protein Nkx-2.2a isoform X1, producing the protein MSLTNTKTGFSVKDILDLPDTNDEEGSITGPEEDNEGSETTKNTGVLVQSPLENVQNLPIKNPFYDSSDNPYTRWLATTDSIQYSLHGLSASSQDSAKSPEPSADESPDNDKETSSNGSDSGKKRKRRVLFSKAQTYELERRFRQQRYLSAPEREHLASLIRLTPTQVKIWFQNHRYKMKRARAEKGMEVTHLPSPRRVAVPVLVRDGKPCHTLKAQDLAATFQAGFPLSAYSAQTLHQMQYNAQYSAATTPQFPSAHHLMQTQQWTW; encoded by the exons ATGTCGTTGACCAACACAAAGACGGGCTTTTCTGTAAAGGACATTTTGGACCTCCCTGACACGAATGATGAAGAAGGATCTATCACTGGACCGGAGGAAGATAACGAGGGATcagaaacaacaaaaaacactggAGTTTTGGTGCAAAGTCCTCTAGAAAACGTTCAGAATCTGCCTATAAAGAACCCCTTTTATGATAGTAGTGACAATCCTTACACAAGATGGCTTGCCACCACCGACAGTATCCAATATTCGC TGCATGGTCTATCAGCTAGTTCTCAAGACTCAGCCAAGTCCCCAGAACCCTCCGCGGACGAATCGCCAGACAATGACAAGGAAACTTCAAGCAACGGCAGCGACTCCGGTAAGAAGAGAAAAAGAAGAGTGCTGTTTTCCAAAGCACAGACGTACGAACTTGAGCGTCGATTTAGGCAACAGAGATACCTTTCCGCGCCAGAGAGAGAACACCTCGCGAGTTTGATTCGCCTGACTCCAACTCAAGTGAAAATTTGGTTCCAGAATCATCGATACAAAATGAAGAGAGCGCGCGCTGAAAAAGGTATGGAAGTgacccatctcccctctccccggCGGGTGGCCGTGCCTGTCTTAGTCAGGGATGGAAAGCCTTGTCATACTCTTAAAGCTCAGGACTTGGCGGCCACATTTCAGGCTGGATTCCCCCTCTCGGCATATAGCGCCCAGACCCTTCATCAAATGCAATATAATGCTCAGTACAGCGCCGCCACCACGCCACAATTCCCTTCAGCACATCACTTGATGCAAACGCAACAGTGGACTTGGTGA